DNA from Actinoplanes sp. SE50/110:
GCCGGGAGGATCTTTCCGGTGATCTCGCGGAGCTGATCGACCTCGGTCGCCGAGAGGTGGTCGAAGATCAGACGACGGACCTCGGCGACGTGGCCCGGAGCCGCCGCCTCCAGCACCGCCATGCCGGCCTCGGTCAGCGCCGCGATCTGGCCGCGCTTGTCGAACGGGCAGGCGCGGCGGCACAGCCAGCCGCGCTGTTCCAGGCTGGTGACCGCGTGTGAGAGGCGGCTGGTGGTGGTGCCGACCATGCGGGCCAGATCGGTCATCCGCATCTGGTGGCCGGGGGCGGCGCTGAGGTTCGCCAGGATCTGGTAGTACGCGTGGGGGATGCCCGCGTCGTCGCGCAGCTGCCGGTCGAGGGCGCTGGGCAGCAGCATCAGCAGCTGGGTGAGGTTGAGCCAGGCGGCCATCTCGGGGCTGCTGAGCCAGCGGGTGTCGGTCGCGAGGGCATCCTGGGTCATGTCGTCTGCATCCCCATGACGTGGGCGTTGATATCGCGTACCGCCTCGCCCAGCGCGGCGATCTCGACCACCTGCACGCCGTGACCGAGCAGCGTCTCGACCCCGGTGCAGTCGGCGAAGTGCAGCGGTTCGCGCAGCGCCAGCACGACCCGGCGGATGCCGCTCGCCAGGATCAGCTCGGTGCAGGAGACCGGCCGGGACTTGCGGACGGTGCACGGCTCCAGCGAGGTGTAGAGGGTGGCGGCGCCCAGGTCGAAGCCGCGGCCGGCCAGTTTGGCCAGCGCCTCCTCCTCGGCGTGGAAGTGCGGGTCGGTCTCGCCGGTGTAGCCGGTGGCCATCGGGTTGCCGGCCGGGCCGACCACGACCGCGCCGACCGCGTAGTGGGTCGGCGACGGCGGGGAGAGCCGGGAGAGGTCGATGGCCGACCGGGTCCAGAAGAGGTCGGCCTCGGTCGCGTCGCGAAGCGTCATGCGGCACCGGTCAGGTCGAGGGTGTGCGCGGTGTGGTCCCGCTTGGCGGCGAGGTACCGGGCGTTCGCCGGGGACAGGTGCACGCCCGTAGGCAGCTGCTCGGTCACCTCGACCCCGAGGGCGGCGAGCTGGCCGGCCTTGTCCGGGTTGTTGCTGAGCAGCCGGATCCGTTCGGCGCCCAGGGCGTGCAGCATCTGGGCGGCGGGGGTGTAGTCCCGCTCGTCCTCACCGTGGCCGAGGGCCAGGTTCGCCTGGTAGGTGTCGAGGCCGGTGTCCTGCAGCGCGTACGCGTCGAGTTTCGCGTACAGGCCGATGCCGCGACCCTCCTGGCGCAGGTAGAGCAGGATGCCGCCGGCCTCGGTGATCCGCTCGGCGGCCTCCCGCAGTTGCGGGCCGCAGTCGCAGCGCTGGCTGCCGAAGACATCGCCGGTGAGGCACTCGCTGTGCGGGCGGACCAGCGGGTTCGTCGCGTTCCGCCAGTCGCCGAGGCCGAGGGCGAGGTGCTCACGGCCGTCGGCGAGGCCGGTGAAGGTGAACACCTCCGCGGTGGTCGCGTAGCCGTCCGGGAACTCCAGCGGCACGGTGACCCGGGTGCGGACCTGCGCCGCCTGTCCGATCGTCACTGTCATCGCAACCCCCATAGGTTGTTGAAGTTTCACCAACACTATTCGCCGGTTGCTCTTGAAACTTCAACAAGCAAGAGAGTGGGCTACATCACGGAGGCCGCGACCCAGAAAACCTGGATCGCGGCCCCCATCTCCAACCTAGCGGCTGGTGGCGTCCGCCAGAGCCCGCTCCACCGGCACCGGCTTGCCCAGGTAGAAGCCCTGCCCCAGGCGGATGCCGCAGGCCCGCAGGGCATCGCGCTGCGGGGCCGACTCGATGCCCTCGGCGATCACCGTGCAGTCGTTCGCCTCGGCGAACTCCACCAGCGTGCGGATCGCCGCCTGCCGGGCCGCCGACGTCTCGATACCGGCCAGCGTGGCCGGGCCGAGCTTGAGGATCTCCGGTCGTAACGTCTCCATCCGGGACAGCGTGTCGAACCCGGCGCCCGCGTCGTCCACCGCGAACCGGGCCCCGGCCGGCAGCCGCTCCAGGTCACCGGCCTCCGGGCTGCGGAACTCCAGGACCAGCGGCCGGTTCGCCTCGTCCAGCAGCGGCGCCAGCTCGTGCGGCCGGCGCAACAGGTCGTTCGAGACGTTGACGGCCAGCCAGGCGCCGGCCGGCAGCGAATTCGCCGAGGCCAGCGCGGCCCGGATCAGTGCCGCGTCCAGGTCGATGTGCAGGCCCTGGTCCTGTGCCGCGGCCAGGCTCAGCTGCGGGGTGCTGCCGTCGGCGAACCGGGTCAGCGCCTCGTAGCCGACGACGTCGCCGGACTCCAGCTCGAAGATCGGCTGGAACACGGTGAAGAAGTTGAACTCCTCGAACGAGTGCGACACGCTGGCCTTGCGGCCCCGGGTGACCGGCGCCTGGCTGGACCGGACCGCGACCATTCCGGAACCGCCCCGCTCGGCGCCGCCGTAGTGCAGCACCGACGCCCAGTCGCCGATCGCGCCGCCGCCGAGCGCGGCGGGGGCCGGAACCGAGCTGACCGGCGTGCCCGTGGCCTTGTTCTTCGGCTTCACCGGGCGGTACAGCCAGGCACGCAGATGGGCGAACAGGTCGATCAGGGTGTTGCCGAGACCGACGAACGCGATCATCGCGTACAGCGAGAGAAGGAGATTGAAACCGGCGAAGGCCAGGTTGTTCCAGAGCTTGTGCTGGACGTCGTGCACCACGGTATACCCGCAGAGCGCGATCAGGGCCAGCGGCGCCAGCAGGTAGAACGTCGCCGCGGTGGTCCGGTTGCGGACCTTCGGCGTCCGTTTGAACTGGCTCTTCTCGCCGGTCAGCAACTGCAGCAGCGAGGCGAAGCTACCGGACAGGTTCACCGGCAGCAGGATCAGGTTGAAGCCGTAGATGCGCAGCACGTCGAGCCGCTTGTAGCCGTTCGCCTTCAGGTCGCCGGCCATCATCATGAAATACGGCACCGACACCAGCAGCAGCACCGGGTTGAGCAGATCCTTGTTGAACGGGTAGACCAGCATCACGACCAGGCACACGGAACTCCAGAAAATGGAGGCCATGTAGTTCACCCGCAGGAACAGCTCGCCGAACCGGTTCTTCTGCTCCCGCTTGTTGCGGGCCTTGAACTGGTCCTTCAGCCGGGACAGGATCAGCAGGCCGCCATTGGCCCAGCGCTGCCGCTGAATGCAGAGCGACCCGAAATCCGGCGGCGTCGCGCTGTACGCGAGCCGCTCCGGGTAGTTGTACAACGTCCAGCCGTGCACCCCGAGGTCGATGGTCGACTCGGTGTCCTCGATGACCGTGCGGTCCTGGATGTAGCGCTTGATCTCCCAATCGCCCTCGTAGGCCGTCTCGCAGATGTCATCGAGAGCCTTCTTGCGGAGTACGGCGTTGGCCCCCACCCAGAACGTCGCGTCGTACTGCGTCATGCCCTGGTGCACGATGTGCTGAATGTCGGTGGTGGCCCCGGAGATCCGTTCCACCCGGGTCGCCGCCCCGGGGAAGGCGCTGTACGGCGTCTGCGCCACCGCCACCCCTGCCGACGCGCCCTGCTCCATCATGTGTACCAGACGCAGCGCATAATCCGGCAGCAGCACACTGTCCGCGTCCAGGGTCAGCACATAATCCGGATTCGGCACGGTCAACTGGGCGCGACCCGGTCCGGCCGGCACCAGCGCCAGCCCCATCGGCGTACGCACCTCCTGGTAGCTGCCGCCCATCAGGCCGATGTAGCTGTTCAGGTTCATCGCCTTGTTCGGCTCGCCGGACAGCGACACGTACCGCTTGCGCTCGAAGCTCGTCATCGACACGCCGAAGATCGCCAGCAGCCGGCTGTACAGCTGCACCAACCGGGCCACCGGCAGGGTGGCGTTCTCCTCGGCGCCGGTCTCCAGCGCCTCGGCGATCGTCGACAACTCCTCGGCCAGCGCGTTCAGGATGTGGTCGACGAAGAACGTGTCGGTGTGGTCGACCATCTCCTGCCGGTTCGCCAGCCCGTACAGCCAGCCGGTCGCGGCCCGGTACTCGGCGGCCAGCGCCCGCATGTCGTCGCTGGTCCCGACCCGTTGGCCGCGATCCGCGAGCGCCTGCTCGAACTGCTCGAACGCGGCCTGCGCCCGGTTGAACGGCACCGCGAGCTCCGCCTCGATCGCGCCGGGCAGCCGCCGGGCGGACAGCAGCAGATCCCGGGCCGACCGGGTCTTCGGCTGCTGCGGGTCGTCGATCAGCAGCACCACCCGCAGACCCGGGTACTCCTGCAGTGCGGCGGAGAGCAGCGTGGTCCGGACGACCCGCTCGTCCTCCTGGTACGACGGCACCAGCACGGTGACCGTCGGCGTCTTCGGCTCGGCCAGGAACGCGTCCAGCACGATCCGCGGCGACCGCTGATGCCCGCGACTGCGGTAGAAGAAGCCGATCCGGGTGATCAGGTACGCCATCGCCGAGGCGGCGAGACCGGTGATCACCAGCATGTAGACGATCGCCTCGACCGCCAGCCGCGCGGTGCTCGCCCGGCCGACGATGAACTGCTCGAAAATCGTGTAGGCGAGATAGCCGGCCCAGACCGCGATGGTGAGCACGATCGCGAGCCGGCCGCGGGCGATCCGCCCCTCGGAAATGGGTGGCGGAACCACCGGATGGGGGGCCGACCGCCGGTCGGCGCCCCACTGGCGCTGGGCGTCCGGCCGGGGCTGGGCCACCGAGGTGCGCTGCATGGGGTTGCCCTTCATGGGTTGTCGAATCCGGCCTCGGCACTGGGACCGTTCGACACCCCATCGGCGCTGGCAGGACACCGCATGAAGGTTTGACCGGAAAACCTCGTGGGTCCTTCAGTCCGCCGCCGCGGCGCCGATGTGACTGCCCAGACACCCATGAACGAGAGGGCCCCGATGCTCACCGACCGCGCCACCCCGCAGACAGTGCGGCCGGACGACGATCCGCTGGCCGATCCGAACTGGCAGGAACCCGAGCAGCCCGGCGAGAGACTGTCCTGGTTCCGGTTGCTCTTCCTGATCCTGGCGCTCGGCGCGGTCGGCGCCGGCAGCACCTTCGGCGCGATGCGCCTCAGGGAGAACGCCGGCACCCGGGCCAAGTCGTGGGCGGTGCCGTACGTCGACGTGACCCTCACGCCGACCTTCGAATTCCAGGATCCGGACGCCAACCCGGCGAACGACGTGGCCCTCGGCTTCGTGGTCGCCGACCGGACCGACGGCTGCGTGCCGAGCTGGGGCGGGGCGTACACGCTCGACGAGGCGGCCGCCTCCCTGGAACTCGACCGGCGGATCAGCCAGCTGCGCGCGGCCGGCGGCAACATCATGGTGAGCGTCGGCGGCCAGAGCAACACCGAACTCGCGGTGGCGTGCGCCGACCAGGCGCGGCTCACCGAGGCGTACCGCCAATTGGTGAAGCGCTACCAGTTGGCCACCCTCGACCTGGATGTGGAAGGCGCCGCCCTGGGCGACCAGGCGTCGCTGAAGCGCCGCGCCGCGGCGCTGAAGACGGTGCAGGACGAGCGCAAAGCCGCCGGTGACCCGCTCGCCGTGTGGCTCACCGTGCCGGTCTCCCCGTCCGGCCTGACCGCCGACGGGCTCGCCGCGGTCCGCGCCACCCTCGACGGCGGCGTCGCACTGCGCGGTGTCAACGTGATGACCATGGACTACGGGACCGGGAACAGCGCGAACCCGGACATGCTCGGTCTCACCACGCAGGCCCTCGACAACACCCACAAGCAGCTCACCGACCTGTACCTGCGACTCGGCGCGCAACTCACCTCGGCACAGGTGTGGTCGCGGATCGGCGCCACCCCGATGATCGGGCAGAACGACGTCGACACCGAACGGTTCACCGTCGCCGATGCCCAGGGACTCGCCACGTTCGCGGTCGACAAGGGCCTCGGCCGGGTATCCATGTGGTCGCTGAACCGGGACGCACGGTGCAAGGGCACCTTCACCAACGTGGTGGTGCACTCCAACACCTGCAGCGGTGTCGACCAGCAGGCGCTGGCCTTCTCCAAGGTGTTCGCCGGGCTGCCCGGCACCTCGGTCGGATCATCCGGCCGGGACGCGGTGGAGATCCCCAACCGGTCGTCGGCCATCGACGACCCGACGACCAGCCCGTACCCGGTGTGGCGGCTGACCGCGCAGTACGTGGGCGGCTACAAGGTGGTCTGGCACGGCGTCGTCTACCAGGCGAAGTGGGCCAACTCGGGAGCCGATCCGTCGGCGGACGACACGGCGGGGGCGCCGAACCCGTGGTCGGTGGTGGGGCCGGTGACCACGGGCGACAAGCGGCCGACGCCGACGCCGAACGTGACCGGCGTGACGAACGTGTGGAATCCCGGCACGTCCTACCATCGCGGAGATCGAGTCACTTACAACGATTTGCCGTACGAGGCCCGGTGGACCACCCGGGGCGACGCACCGTCGACCGACTACCCGGTCGACCCGGATGAGGCATGGGCGCCGTTGTTCACGGTGCCCGGGGAACCGGTGGTGAACTGAGATTGTCGTGGGCGGGCCGTCAGGCCCGCCCACGGCTGTTTCGCTGGCTAACCGCGATCAGTGATTCGAGTGCGGGCCGCCCGCACCCGGGCCGCCCGCGCCGGGACCGCCCGCACCGGGACCACCCGCGCCGGGACCCCCGTGCCCACCGGGACCGCCCGCGCCGGGGCCGCCTGCACCGGGGCCGCCTGCGCCGGGGCCGCCTGCGCCGGGGCCGCCTGCGCCGGGGCCGCCTGCGCCGGGGCCGCCTGCGCCGGGGCCGCCCGCGCCGGGACCCCCGTGCCCACCGGGACCGCCCGCACCCGGACCGTCGTGTCCGCCCGGACCCTCGTGTCCGCCGGGGCCCCCATGTCCGCCGGGGCCGCCCGGACCCTCGTGTCCGCCGGGACCGTCGTGTCCGCCCGGACCGTCGTGGTCCGGCCGGCCGTGCCCGGGCCAGTTCGGCCGGTTCGGCCAGTTGCTCGGCCAGATTCCCGGCCGCCACCGGCTGTCCCACCGCTGGTCCCAGTCGTTCTGGTCGACGACCAGCGCGAACGCTCCGCGCCGGACCCCCCACCGCACCCGCTCGCAGGCGTGGTCGTCCCAGGCCCGGAACCGCTCGCCGACCTGTCCGGCCCGCTCGCACGCCCAGAAGGTCCGGTAGTACCCCACGACCTCGTCGTCGTTCCACGGGTCCCGCTGCGCCTTGGCCGGCGCCTGGGAGTGTCCGGTCGCCGCAGTGCTGGGCGCCGCGGCGGCCGGCCCGGTCGCCAGCACGGCGCCGCCCAGCACTCCCAGGCCGGCGAGGCCGAGCACACGCATGGTGTTCCGCATGATCTTCCCTTCTGTCTTTTCCCCCCGAACTTCAATAACCATGACAGAAAGCACCAAACCCGCATAAAACCGAAACTCATCCTTTCAGCCCTACCTAGATCACGTTCGGCGCCCACCCGGCTCGGATGCGGCGACCCGGGACGGGGTGCTCACGGCGTACCGCCGCAATGGAGGGATTGAGGTTTTGCGGGTTCGAGCGTCGGGACGGGAACGTACCGTCACTCGCTGTATAGACAGCCGACAGGTAACATTCCGTAGTGGACAGACGCGGAGCGGGCCGCCGTCGGGTTGAGTGGTCGTTAAGGGCGGATTCACCCACGTCCTTTGTGGGGTGAACCCCTTTCTGTTACCTGGCTGAGAGAATTCCGTCACCAAGCCTCCCTAATCTGCGGCGCACTCACTTCCATAGGGAGACCTGTTTCCATGCGTCCATATCTACGCAGCGTGAGTGCCGCTGCGAGCCCGCAGGCGATCCGAGCCTTGGGCGCCGCGGCCCTCGCGACCGCGCTGGGTTTTGGTTTCTCCGGGCCGGCGTTCGCGGCCGAAGCCCAGATCCCCTTCATCAGCGAGATCCACTACGACAACGCCGGCTCCGACTCGGGTGAGGCGGTCGAGATCGAGGCGCCGGTCGGGTTCGACCTGAGCGGCTGGCAGATCGTCCTCTACAACGGGCACACCAACACGTCGTACGACACCAAGACGTTGTCCGGGGCCGTTCCGGCGGCGGGTGTGGTCGTGCAGACCTACCCGGCGAATGGCGTCGAGAATGGACCGGACGACGGTGTCGCCCTGGTCAAGCCGGACGGCACGGTCGTCGAGTTTCTGAGCTATGAGGGCACGCTGGTCCCGGTCGACGGCCCGGCCACCGGCCTGACCAGCACCGACATCGGGGTCGCGGAGACCACCAGCACCCCGGTCGGGCAGTCGCTGCAGAAGATCGACGGCAAGTGGACCGGCCCGGCCGCGAACACGTTCGGCGCCCTCAACAAAGCCGGTGGCACCGACCCGGACCCGGCTCCGGCCGGTTGCACCACCGCGGTCACCAACACCATCGCCGAGGTGCAGGGCACCGGCGCGGCGTCCCCGCTGGCCGGGCAGAAGGTCACCGTCGAGGGCGTGGTCACCGCCGACCACCGCACCGGTGGCTTCGCCGGCTTCTACCTGCAGACCGCGGGCAGCGGCGGCGCCGATCGCCCGGTCGCCGCGGGTGCCGCGTCGGACGCCGTCTTCGTGCACGGCGGCACCGCGGACATCAAGATCGGCGAGCAGGTCCGGGTGACCGGCACGGTCACCGAGTTCAACTCGCTCACCGAGCTGTCGTACACCGCGAAGTCCGACGTCCAGGTCTGCGCCACCGACGCGACCCTGCCGACCGCGGTGCCGCTGAAGCTGCCGGCCGGCGACGCGGTCCGCGAGTCGGTCGAGGGCATGCTGGTCGCGCCGGTCGGTGACTACACCGCCTCGGACCCGTACTACCTGACCACCTACGGCGAGGTCGTGCTGGCCGCCGGCGACAAGGTCGCCAAGGTGCCGACCGACGTGGCGAAGGCGGGCAGCGCCGAGGCCGCGGCGGTCAAGGCGGAGAACCGGGACCGCCGGATCCTGCTGGACGACGGCAAGACCACCAACCTGTCGGCGAACGGGATCGCCCCGCCGTACATCAGCAAGGAGCAGCCGATCCGGGCCGGCGACAAGGTCGCCTCGTTCGGTCCGGTGGTGCTCGACTACGCCTACGGTGACTGGCTGCTGGAGCCGACCACCCCGGTGTCCGCGGACACCCCGGCCGCGAGCCGGACCACCTTCGACGACAGCAACCCGCGGACCGCCAAGCCGGCGGCCGTGGGCGGTGACATCAAGGTGGCCAGCTTCAACGTGCTGAACTACTTCGTCCACTTCGGTGGCGACGCGCGCGGCGCCACCGACGCCGCGCAGCTGGCCAAGCAGCAGGCGAAGATCGTCTCGGCGATCAGCTCGCTGGACGCCGACGTGGTCGCGCTGATGGAGATCGAGAACTCGGTCAAGTTCGACGCGAACGACCCGCAGCTGGCGCTGAAGACCCTGGTCGGCGCGCTGAACGAGAAGGACGGCGCGGGCACCTGGGACTACGTGCGCACGCCGGCCGAGCTGCCGGGCCCCGAGTCGCAGGACGTCATCACCACGGCGATCATCTTCAAGCCGGCCAAGGTCACGCCGAAGGGCGCGTCCCGGTCGGTGAACGACGAGAGCGTGTGGTCGAACGCGCGGGAGCCGATCGCGCAGACCTTCCACGCCGGCAGCATCGACTTCACCGTGGTGGCCAACCACCTCAAGTCGAAGAGCACCGGGGTGCCGCCGACCGGCGACAACGTGGACGCCGGCGACGGGCAGGGCCCGTACAACGGGGACCGCAAGCGTCAGGCGGCCGCGGTCGTCAACTTCGTCAAGGGTGTGGAGAAGGACAGCGGCACCGACAAGGTGATCCTGCTGGGCGACTTCAACTCGTACACCCAGGAGGACCCGATGCAGGTCCTCTACAGCGCGGGGTACACCGACGTGCACAGCGCCAAGGCGCCGGGGAAGAACTCGTACGTCTTCGGCGGCGAGTCCGGCTCCCTCGACCACGCGCTGACCACGCCGTCGCTGACCGACCGGGTCACCGGCGTCGACATCTGGAACATCAACTCGGTCGAGTCGTACGGCTTCCAGTACAACGGGTACGCGCCGTTCTACAGCCCCGACCCGTACCGGGCCAGCGACCACGACCCGGTCGTGATCGGCCTGGACACCAGCGCGCCGAAGCCGATCGACCTGCAGCTGCTCACCATCAACGACTTCCACGGGCGCATCGAGGCCCCGTCGGCGGGCGTCGGTGGCGCGGCCCAGCTGGTCGGCATGGTCGACAAGCTGCGCAAGGACAACCCGAACACGCTGTGGACGTCGGCCGGTGACAACATCGGCGCCTCGA
Protein-coding regions in this window:
- a CDS encoding MarR family winged helix-turn-helix transcriptional regulator, with the protein product MTQDALATDTRWLSSPEMAAWLNLTQLLMLLPSALDRQLRDDAGIPHAYYQILANLSAAPGHQMRMTDLARMVGTTTSRLSHAVTSLEQRGWLCRRACPFDKRGQIAALTEAGMAVLEAAAPGHVAEVRRLIFDHLSATEVDQLREITGKILPAATA
- a CDS encoding ExeM/NucH family extracellular endonuclease codes for the protein MSAAASPQAIRALGAAALATALGFGFSGPAFAAEAQIPFISEIHYDNAGSDSGEAVEIEAPVGFDLSGWQIVLYNGHTNTSYDTKTLSGAVPAAGVVVQTYPANGVENGPDDGVALVKPDGTVVEFLSYEGTLVPVDGPATGLTSTDIGVAETTSTPVGQSLQKIDGKWTGPAANTFGALNKAGGTDPDPAPAGCTTAVTNTIAEVQGTGAASPLAGQKVTVEGVVTADHRTGGFAGFYLQTAGSGGADRPVAAGAASDAVFVHGGTADIKIGEQVRVTGTVTEFNSLTELSYTAKSDVQVCATDATLPTAVPLKLPAGDAVRESVEGMLVAPVGDYTASDPYYLTTYGEVVLAAGDKVAKVPTDVAKAGSAEAAAVKAENRDRRILLDDGKTTNLSANGIAPPYISKEQPIRAGDKVASFGPVVLDYAYGDWLLEPTTPVSADTPAASRTTFDDSNPRTAKPAAVGGDIKVASFNVLNYFVHFGGDARGATDAAQLAKQQAKIVSAISSLDADVVALMEIENSVKFDANDPQLALKTLVGALNEKDGAGTWDYVRTPAELPGPESQDVITTAIIFKPAKVTPKGASRSVNDESVWSNAREPIAQTFHAGSIDFTVVANHLKSKSTGVPPTGDNVDAGDGQGPYNGDRKRQAAAVVNFVKGVEKDSGTDKVILLGDFNSYTQEDPMQVLYSAGYTDVHSAKAPGKNSYVFGGESGSLDHALTTPSLTDRVTGVDIWNINSVESYGFQYNGYAPFYSPDPYRASDHDPVVIGLDTSAPKPIDLQLLTINDFHGRIEAPSAGVGGAAQLVGMVDKLRKDNPNTLWTSAGDNIGASTFVSSIDGDNPTLDALSTGGLAASAVGNHEFDKGIADLTGHVQSRAKFPYLGANVYVDGKRALPAYSVQTVGGVRVGYIGVVTGETKSLVSPDGIKGVEFHDPVAEANQVAAELSDGNEANGEADVVVLLTHEGAATANISSAEALQNDPVFGPFTKAGPDIDVIFSGHTHQPYAFEIPIPGTDRLRPVIQAEDYGVKLGRAKLTYDPVTRSVTASTAELLPVTGYPENADVAAIVTAAKANSAELGKKVLGKITGDIKRAVSSTGSEDRGAESDMGKLIADVQLDQTRDAGRGGAQIAVMNPGGLRNDLLYGADGTVTYAQAYAVQPFANDVVTKTLTGAQLKTALEQQWQPDTASRPVLWLGVSKGFTYQYDPTLPKGSRIIASSMKLNGVTIDPAGSYRVTMNSFLASGGDNFTVLGENNPSRTTTGDNDLTMLVNYFAQHSPVSPDPTPRSVKFTDGTAPTGAYAVNAAAIWTGQTVTLTQSSLADDKSAAAKIKQVVNWGDGSAAETLEAGAKSATHKYATAGSFTIQVTITDEAGNAATVAGGTVTVAAQAGQFKLDRASIWTTQAVTLTGSVVTADSVNIGWGDGTTGSASADIAVAHAYTKAGKYTVTVTPVNKLGAGAAIQAGVVTVADDVFAPAPSLLVPNPANVAEKWTNLHGTVTDQGLGVASVRVKAVEYRVDGKWYYYHAGAWWKSASKETAISRADLLTAAVSGNLWSVRVHGVATGTLRISYSAVDRAGNTSPGYVVNQKLTR
- the ribA gene encoding GTP cyclohydrolase II, which codes for MTVTIGQAAQVRTRVTVPLEFPDGYATTAEVFTFTGLADGREHLALGLGDWRNATNPLVRPHSECLTGDVFGSQRCDCGPQLREAAERITEAGGILLYLRQEGRGIGLYAKLDAYALQDTGLDTYQANLALGHGEDERDYTPAAQMLHALGAERIRLLSNNPDKAGQLAALGVEVTEQLPTGVHLSPANARYLAAKRDHTAHTLDLTGAA
- a CDS encoding dCMP deaminase — protein: MTLRDATEADLFWTRSAIDLSRLSPPSPTHYAVGAVVVGPAGNPMATGYTGETDPHFHAEEEALAKLAGRGFDLGAATLYTSLEPCTVRKSRPVSCTELILASGIRRVVLALREPLHFADCTGVETLLGHGVQVVEIAALGEAVRDINAHVMGMQTT
- a CDS encoding chitinase; translation: MLTDRATPQTVRPDDDPLADPNWQEPEQPGERLSWFRLLFLILALGAVGAGSTFGAMRLRENAGTRAKSWAVPYVDVTLTPTFEFQDPDANPANDVALGFVVADRTDGCVPSWGGAYTLDEAAASLELDRRISQLRAAGGNIMVSVGGQSNTELAVACADQARLTEAYRQLVKRYQLATLDLDVEGAALGDQASLKRRAAALKTVQDERKAAGDPLAVWLTVPVSPSGLTADGLAAVRATLDGGVALRGVNVMTMDYGTGNSANPDMLGLTTQALDNTHKQLTDLYLRLGAQLTSAQVWSRIGATPMIGQNDVDTERFTVADAQGLATFAVDKGLGRVSMWSLNRDARCKGTFTNVVVHSNTCSGVDQQALAFSKVFAGLPGTSVGSSGRDAVEIPNRSSAIDDPTTSPYPVWRLTAQYVGGYKVVWHGVVYQAKWANSGADPSADDTAGAPNPWSVVGPVTTGDKRPTPTPNVTGVTNVWNPGTSYHRGDRVTYNDLPYEARWTTRGDAPSTDYPVDPDEAWAPLFTVPGEPVVN
- a CDS encoding EAL domain-containing protein, producing the protein MKGNPMQRTSVAQPRPDAQRQWGADRRSAPHPVVPPPISEGRIARGRLAIVLTIAVWAGYLAYTIFEQFIVGRASTARLAVEAIVYMLVITGLAASAMAYLITRIGFFYRSRGHQRSPRIVLDAFLAEPKTPTVTVLVPSYQEDERVVRTTLLSAALQEYPGLRVVLLIDDPQQPKTRSARDLLLSARRLPGAIEAELAVPFNRAQAAFEQFEQALADRGQRVGTSDDMRALAAEYRAATGWLYGLANRQEMVDHTDTFFVDHILNALAEELSTIAEALETGAEENATLPVARLVQLYSRLLAIFGVSMTSFERKRYVSLSGEPNKAMNLNSYIGLMGGSYQEVRTPMGLALVPAGPGRAQLTVPNPDYVLTLDADSVLLPDYALRLVHMMEQGASAGVAVAQTPYSAFPGAATRVERISGATTDIQHIVHQGMTQYDATFWVGANAVLRKKALDDICETAYEGDWEIKRYIQDRTVIEDTESTIDLGVHGWTLYNYPERLAYSATPPDFGSLCIQRQRWANGGLLILSRLKDQFKARNKREQKNRFGELFLRVNYMASIFWSSVCLVVMLVYPFNKDLLNPVLLLVSVPYFMMMAGDLKANGYKRLDVLRIYGFNLILLPVNLSGSFASLLQLLTGEKSQFKRTPKVRNRTTAATFYLLAPLALIALCGYTVVHDVQHKLWNNLAFAGFNLLLSLYAMIAFVGLGNTLIDLFAHLRAWLYRPVKPKNKATGTPVSSVPAPAALGGGAIGDWASVLHYGGAERGGSGMVAVRSSQAPVTRGRKASVSHSFEEFNFFTVFQPIFELESGDVVGYEALTRFADGSTPQLSLAAAQDQGLHIDLDAALIRAALASANSLPAGAWLAVNVSNDLLRRPHELAPLLDEANRPLVLEFRSPEAGDLERLPAGARFAVDDAGAGFDTLSRMETLRPEILKLGPATLAGIETSAARQAAIRTLVEFAEANDCTVIAEGIESAPQRDALRACGIRLGQGFYLGKPVPVERALADATSR